The Desulfovibrio sp. region TCGCCCAGCACGATTCGTTGACCGGTTTATTCAACCGAAGGATGTTTGACAGTACAATAGCCGCATATTTTGCTCAGAGCAGTCGTCTCAATACCTCATTTGCCCTGATCATCTTTGACATTGATGATTTCAAGATGCTGAATGACACCTTTGGGCATCAGGAAGGAGACAGGGTTATCAAGGAAATCGCCACGACAGTTCGCAAAACGCTGGTGCGCGCAACCGACAGCGTTTTTCGGATTGGAGGAGAGGAATTTGCAGTGCTGACCCTGGCAAACAGCAACCACGATGTCATCACACTTATGGAACGCATACGCAGTGTTGTTGAGCAGCTTGGCATGCCTCACCCTCGAAAGGATGGTGCGATCGTTACCATCTCGTTAGGGGGAGTGCTTGTTGACGAAGACTCGCCAGCTAAAAACAGTGAAGGTGAAGCTTTCAAAAGGGCCGACAACGCACTCTATGAGGCCAAAACCAGGGGGAAAAACCAGGCAGTGCTGGCGAAATAGGCTGGTTGAACAGACCTGCCATAACTACAGAGCTCTCTTTTTTGCGTGTATTACATTTGAATAATTGAATTTTTCCATGTTATCTTGTGGCCCACATAATCTGCCCTTGGCGCGATCATCAGCCACCCCGCTATCTCTGTTTTTTACAACACCTGCCACAACTGGGTATTAATGACGCCCCGCTGTTTTCAGGCTGATAGCAATCGGCTATGCATCTTGCACCTACACCATAAAAGCAAGTCCATAACGATAAGCGCTCCACATTTTCCACTCGCCCCACTCGCCTTCGCAGCATATAGCCCAGTGCATTATTTTTTTATTACTGCAATCGTTATTTCGCAGCCATTTCTGTCTTCATGGTAATTTTCTGCATCCCACAAATAAAATATTCATGGCATTACCCACCAACCACCGCACAAACTTACCGTTTTTAATCATAACATCATTATCGATATTATTTCCAATTGAACATACTGCTAGTTCGCCATATTATAAGAAAAAGTATGTTTTGTCGCCTCGCAGCGAAAAAAGCTGCGCTGCAATGCAAGTGCATATTTTTAATGCCACAGCCGGACCAACTTATGAATATACGTACAAAAGTTTGCCTGCCCCTGGTCATCATCACTCTGGTTGTGGCACTGATGTGCCTGCTTGTGGTGGCAAGGCAGGGAAGCCAGCTCACTGAAAAGAGCATGCAAACGCTGGTGGATTCAAAAATTTCCCAGATCGAGCTGATGGTGAAGACCAACGGACTTCACGCCATGGAAATGGCGGCACTTGTCAGCCGCCTGCCAGAGGTGGAACAGGCCTATCGCATGGCTTTTACTGGGGATATTAATGACGAAAACAGTCCCCAGTCACAGCAGGGTCGCGAAAGGTTACGCACAAGCTTTGCCCCGATGATAGAGGGCTATGCAGCCGTAATGGGGGCAAGACCCCAGCTTCACTTCCACTTTGCAACTGCTCGCAGTTTTGTTCGGTTGTGGCGCGAAAAGCAGACCATGCGCGACGGTGAATGGGTTGATATTTCAGACGACCTTTCCTTTTTTCGGCAGAGCGTCAAGGACATCAACGCCGACAAAAAACCCGTGTGGGGGGTAGAAGTTGGCAGTGGGGGGCTGGCCATACGCGGGCTTGCACCGGTGGTGGCCCGCAACGGCGAACACCTTGGCTCTGTGGAAACACTTGTGCCCTTTAACCCGATGATGGACAGCCTGAGCTCCGGCAAGGGAGAAAATACCCTGCTGTACATGAACCCCAACAAACGTTCCATCGCAACCCAGTTGCACGACACGGGCGTTTACCCCACGGTCAACGACCATTATGTGTTTGTGCGCGGAACCACCACGGGCAAGATTGAGCAGCTCATCAACAAGGATTTTCTGGATTCCGTAACCGGCAGATCCAACTGGTACACAAAAGACGGTCTGCTTATCGCAGGCATTCCGGTTAATGACTGCAAGGGCGAACAGATCGGAACCTTTGTTTTTTCCGTAGATTTGAGTGAGCAGCAGGGCATCATCTTCAAGGCGGGCGAGACGCTGCTGGCCTCGTTTCTTTTTCTGCTGATTGTTCCCATCATTGTTACGTATTTTGTGCTGGGGCTTGCCGTGCTTGCACCCGTGCAGGAAATGATGCGCGCGCTGCAAGGCATTGCAGAAGGCGGAGAAATACTCACAAAACGTTTGAAAGATACTGCAAAAGACGAAATAGGGCATCTGGCAAAGATGTTTAACCGGCTCATGGACAATATTGAATCCGTGATGACCAGAATTGAAGGCTATAAAGACCTGATCAATGCCGTTCCCGACCCCATTTTCGGCATAGACAAAAATCACAGAATCACCATTGCCAACAAAGCCACAGAACTGCTGCTCAAAAAGTCGTCTGACCAACTGGTTGGGCAGCATTGCCACGACTGTTTTTGCACGAGCGCCTGCGGAACGGCCGACTGCCCCATCAACCAGCTCAGCAGCACCACCCCCGGGGCATCAACAAGCATCATTGATATCAGCAACGGGGAAAAACCCCACTTTATCCAGCCAGTGAGCGAAATACTCCACGATTGTCACGGGCAAAACCAGGGCTATGTTGTTGTGGCCAAGGACGTGACCTCGCTGGTGCTGAAAGAGCAGGAAATCAACAAGCTGGCATTTTATGACCAGCTCACAGGCCTTGCCAACAGGGCGCTTATGGTCGACCACATCAGGCAGGCCGTTGTTGCCTGTCAGCGCTGCCACTGCATGCATGCCCTGTTTTTTGTGGATATTGACGATTTCAAATCGATCAATGACACGCTTGGGCACGACCAGGGCGACAGGATGTTGCAGCAGATAGCATCAAGGCTCCGATCTGTTGTACGTGGGGGTGATACGGTTGCCCGTTTTGGTGGCGACGAATTCATACTGCTGGTGCTTAATCTTTGTGAAGACATCAGCACCGCGGCAACCCAGGCCGAAGCCATTGGCAAAAAAATTCTCAGCACATTGCGAATGCCCATACAGCTCGACGATATTCAGTACCGCTGCTCCGGCAGCATTGGACTCACCCTGTTTGGCGACAAGCCTGTTTCAGTGGATGAATTGCTTAAACAGGCTGATATTGCCATGTATCTCGCCAAGGAACGCGGCAAGAACATGGCTGTTTTCTTCGATCCAGAGCTGCAAACGGCCATGATGGAACGCAATGCCATGGGCAATGACCTGAAGGATGCGATCCTCGACCTTTCGCAGTTCACGCTGTACCACCAGCCGCAGGTTACATCTGATGGCAGGATTGTGGGAACAGAAGCACTGCTGCGCTGGCAGCACCCACGGCATGGCATTGTCATGCCCACCGATTTTATCCAGATGACAGAAGGCAACGGACTGATTGTGGTTATTGGCGACTGGGTTCTGCAACTGGCCTGCGCCCAACTCGCCCAGTGGGCCAGCGATCCGCAGCTTTCACACCTGAGCATTGCTGTCAATGTGAGCGCGCGCCAGTTTTGCGAATCGCACTTTGTACAGTCGGTAACCGACATTGTGCAACAGTTTGGCGTAGACCCCGACAAACTCAAGCTTGAGCTTACCGAAAGCCAGTTGTCATCTAATGTAGATGAAATTATTAGCAAAATGAAAGAGCTGAAAAAACTTGGCATAAGGTTTTCGCTCGACGACTTTGGCACAGGCTACTCATCACTGGCCTTTTTGAAACGGCTGCCGCTCGATCAGGTCAAGATAGACAAATCCTTTGTGATGGATTTGCTGGATGACCCCAATGATGCCGCCATTGCCAGCACAATAATGACGCTGGCGAGCAGCCTTGGGCTTGAGGCCATTGCTGAAGGGGTGGAAAGCAAGGAACAGATGGAATTTCTGCAAAACCTTGGCTGCCACATGTTCCAGGGCTATCTGTTCAGTCCGCCGCAGCCAGTTACGGAATTTGAGAATTACGCGCGGGCCGCTGGACAAAACATGCTGCAGGACCTCTTTGCAAGACCGCAGCCCTCGCAGTAGAGGCTGCCCAGGCATCCTGCAAACAGAAGAAAGGCGTGAGAGTTTCTGCCCTCACGCCTTTTTTTATCGTACACCACGCCATCACAGCAGGCAGAGGTTCCTCGGCTACCCGCCTGCAAGGCTGTTTTTCAACGCCCTGTAGTCTGTTTTACCGCTGCCAAGCAGGGGTATGGCCTCCGCATGTTCTATGCGCCGTACCGCATAAAGCGATGAAAGGCCCGCCCCGCGAAGGGCCGAATTTACCTCTGCAAGAGTAAGGGACAATGGGGTAAAGAGCACTATTGCCGAACCTGCTTCTTCCGGCATGGCCTCCACGGCAAGCGCGGGACCTTCCAGCGGGGCGTCGGCCCTGCCGTCAAAAGCCTCAAGCAGCACATTTTCTATCTGCGGCAGCGAAATCATTTCTCCACCCACCTTCACAAACCGCTTGAGCCGCCCCTGAAAGGTAAGCCGTCCGTCATCGTCCATGCTCACAAGGTCGCCGGTGCGGTACCATGTGTGGCCTTCAAACTCCACAAAGGGCGAAGGGGCGTCACTCAGATATCCGCCAAAAATACTGGGGCCGCGCACCAGAAGCATGCCGCCCTGCCCTGCTTCTACCCGACCACGTATCTCGCCATCTTCTTCCCGCACCAGTGCCAAGTGTACCGAGGGCATGGCGTGGCCGATGGTTCCGCTTACCATACTGCCCGGCCTGTTGACCGAAACCACCGGGGAACATTCCGTAACGCCGTAGCCTTCGCACAGCGCGGCCTGAGGGCACTGTGCGGCAAAGGCGCGGTAGATGTGATCCTGACATTTTTCTGCCCCTACAAAAGCGCAGCGTAGCGTTGCCAGATATTCCGTGCCCTGCGCCCGGTCAAGCACTGCCCCAAGGAATGTGGGGGGTGCTGCCATGAGAGTAAGCCTGTAGTCGCGCACCATGGCCGCCAGCGGGCCAGGTTCTGTGGGGTTGGGATGAAAAGCGGCCCGTATGCCCAGTGAAAGAGGCAGCACAATATTGACCATCAGCCCAAAGGAATGGAAGGGAGGCAACATGGCAAGCACGCTGTCGACTGGCTCAACGTGCAGCACATCCACAAGATCACGGGCATTGGCAAGCAGGTTGGCATGGCTGAGGGGCACGGCCTTGGGCAAGGATTCCGAACCAGAGGTAAAGAGCACCGCCGCAATTTCAGGCACGACATAATCTTTCAAGCTTCGCAGCAAACGGGCCTTGAGCGCACCGCAAAGTTTCTCTCTCATGGTCAGGGTGGCGGCCAGTTTGTCCAGCAGCACCCACTGCACAGGCAGGGAAGCCAGCGGCAGGCCTTGACGCTCAAGCCTTTCCTGCAGCGCCGTAGCGCTGATGACATGCCTCACCCCGGTTATGCGGATGCAGTGCCCAAGGTTGGCCTCGCCCACTGTCCAGTTGAGAAGCACCGGCGTTTTACCAGCCAGCAGAGCGGCCAGCCACACAGTGACCACTGCGGGCGTTGCGGGCAGCATTATGCCTAGGCGCTCGCCGGGCAACTCGCGCAGGCGGGCGGCAAGAATCAACGCTCCCGTAAGAATATCCCTGCGGCTGCGCATGCTGGCTCGGTCGGCCAGCAGGGGCCGTGCCGGAGCTGTGCGTACCTGTGTCAGAAAAGCATCAGCGATGGTGGCGGCCTGCGGGGGTATGAAAAGCCTGCCGGTGCAGGCTGGCGCAAACCAGCCTGCCGGTGCAGGGGCATCCACCTCTGCCTGCCCAATCTGCCCTGCTGCCGCAAGCAGACAGTCGCCCACTGCCACCAGTTGTTCCAGATTCTGTATGCTGTGGCCGTGCTCGCCTTCAAGCCTGAGAGCCAGATCCATCAAGGCAAGGCTGTCCAGCCCCAGATCGCCGCCCAGGGTCATATCGTCTGTCAGAGGATGATCCGCGGGCAGGGCGCAGGCCTCACGCAGACTGGCGTACACGGCAACGCGCAGCTCTGCCGGAATGTCGGCACTTTCCTGTGCACGGGTCTGCGCCAGTGCGGGCAGCACCCGCGGCTCGCTACCCTGCCAGAAAAATCGTGGAATCTCCTGTGCAGGGCGCTCTGCCACGTTATAAAAACTCTCAAGCCAGGTGTTGAGCACGCGCTTGTCGCCGCAGCGGGGCATTGCCGCCGCTTCCACAAATTCCACCGTCACCTGGCGACGAGGAGTCAGCAAAAGCAGGTTTGCGCACACAGCCAGAGCGCCCCGCAGCAGTGCCCGCCCAAAATGCGGCGCTTTGCCCGTGGCACCATAGCCAAAAGAACTGCCCCACAAGCCGGTGGTACGCACCAGCACCACATGCAGTTCTGACATTTTTTGCAGAATCATGGCCGCGCCAGAGGTTCCGCCAAGGCTCTCCCTTGCAGATCGATAGATTTTGCCCGCAGGGTACAGCAGCACACTGTCGCCAGTCTGCAAGGCGTCCAGAACGTTTTGCAGGCCCGCCTCAACGCCCTGCCTAGCCTTGGCCCCGTCCTTCATGGCATCGGGAATAAGCACGGCACGTAGCGTCCTGGCGGCAATTCGCCCAAGGGGGCCCTGCATCTGGCGTTCGTCGGCCAGCGGGCGCGGTCTGTGGTTTGCCAGCTGCGAATAGACAATTATGGGGTCAATCAAAGCCGGATGATTGGGCATGAACAGTATGGGCTCCGTACCAGAAATGGCCTCGAGCCCGCGGACTGTCACGCGGTAGCGCAGGCCCAGCAGCAGGCGCAGACAAAAGCCCGTAAAGCTGAAACCCTTGCCGCGAGGAAACAGCCGCGCAATGTTCATGGCCGCCCAGGCAGTAAAAACAAGGCCAATACCGCCACAACCCGCCAACAGCCACGCAGGGGCAACCTTGGCCAGCCAGGCAAAAACAACGCCAGAGAGCAGTATGCCGCTGAAGCACGAAAAATTGGAAATACCCAGAACCTTGCCTTTTTCAGTGGCTGCGGGGCGCACCTGAATAAAGCTCACCAGTGGTATGAGGTACAGCCCGCCGCAAATGCCAGAGAATGTCAGCAGCATAAAAAGATAGGGGAACTGCAGCGCTTCCGGCATCAGAGGGGCAAGGCCGGAGAGCATGAGGCCAAGCCCAAGACCAGCACAAGCCGGAATCATAATACGCCGCCAGCTGTTGGCGTCATAGCGCCCGGCCAGTACCGACCCCACGCATATGCCGATCATCAGGGCCACAGAAAGCAGGCTGGTAACGGTGAGTGAAAATCCCAGCTGCACAATACCAAGATTGTTGATGCACAGCAGGGCAAACGAAGACAGACAGTAGAAAAAGGCCTCGCCTGCCAGCGTTAAAAAAAGATGCGGGTCACGTTTGCGACATTCCAGCGCATGCAGCACCGAATGCACCGGCCCAAGCAGTGGAAAGGGAGCGCTGGCCCCGGCAGGTGCCGCCCCTCTGCCAATGCCAAAGGCGGAAACAAGGCCAACAACAGCAACAAACACGGCCACCGCGCCCACCGCCAGCCTGCCAAAGCCGTGCTCACCCTGCGGGCTTAACGTGTCAAAGGCAGAAAGACCGGGTAGATCAAGCACCAGACCGCCTGCTGCAATGCCCAGCAAAATGGTTGCCGTAGTTGCCAGCTTGAGCAGGGCATTGACCCTTGGCACTTCTGGCGCAGCAAAATTTTCGGGTATAGCCCCATTGAGGGCAGGGCTGAAAATCGTGGCTTGCAGGCCCATCAGAAACACCACGCCCACAATGACCGTCCAGTTCATGCTGACAAGCGACCACACGCCAATAAACATGGCCGCCAGCTCCATGAATTTTGACCAGACCACCAGCCTGTTTTTGGGCATGCGGTCGGCAAGCCACCCGGCCCAGGCAGAGCAGGCCACAAAGGGCAAGGCAAACATGGCAGAGGCAATACCCTGAATGGATTCAAGCCCTGCGCTGGCAGCGAGCAGCAATGCGGCCTGCTTGAAAAAATTGTCGTTGAATGTGCCCATGGCATAGGTGGTTCCCATGCTCAGCAAAATCTTTTTTCCATTGCCTGCCGGAAGAGTTTCGGACGACTGGCTCATGAATTTGTTCCCTTTTCAGTTTGGGGCAAGGCGGTGGCATCCTGCAGATCCTCCTCAATAAAGAGGCGCAGTTTTTCAAGAGAATCCAGAACCATATTGTGGCAAACAGAATACAGCGCCTGTCTGCCCTCGCGCCGTACGCTGAGGATTCCGGCTTTTTCCAGCACGGCCAGGTGATGCACAATGGTGGAACGCCCAAAATCAAAGACTGCGGCAATATCCTTGATGGAAAGCTCCTCGCCAGGCTCAAACAAAAGCAGGATGCGCTGGCGGGTGGTGTCACCCATAGCTGCAAATACAGCGGCTACGGGCTGCCAATGGTCTGGGAGAGTGTTCAGGTAGGTCGTTCTCATAACTATATAACTAGTTTTTTAGTTATAAAAAGTCAAAATAAATTTTACTGTTAAAAAATAGAATATTACAAATAAAAAATCATGAATCGCTGCTACAAAACCGCCCATGACACAGAGAGAAATAAAACTGCTTATCGTAAGTTGCCCTGTGGATTATCCATTTTTTTATTCAAAAATGAATTGCCAATCATAACGGCAAGATATTTTATGTATGCAGCGTTACAATTCCATGTTATCATTTACGAAATAGCATTATTTTTTTGTCAAAAATGCAACAATACAGGCCGTATGAGTGCCCCGCTAAAGTCAAATACGGCAGCCCTTCGGGCGCAAACCTTGTTTTACTGGCATCTGACCAGCGCTGGCAGGTCCCGCCGGCAACTCCCAACTGTTCATTGTTGCGAGCAACCTTAAACAAACAGCCTTGAGAACCAAGGATGGACTTTACGTGACCCAAGCTGGCAGCAATCTGCTGGCTCGCGCCATTCTGCCCCAGATTGAACAGGGGTTTTCTCGCCAGTGCTTTACAGGAGGCTTCATGCCGTATGCTGCAAAAATATTTATCCTTTTATCACTCTGTTTCGGCCTGCTAGCCGTACCGGCTCACGCTGGTGAGTCGTCCGCCCGCAAGGGCAAAACCACATCTGAAAAATTCGAAACCCAGTTTGCTGTGGGCCAAAAATTTACCGGAACCAGTGCATGGTACGGCATACGCGCTCACGGCAAACGCACCGCAAGCGGCACAACCTTTGACTGCACCCAGCATACTGCCGCCCACAGAACCCTGCCCTTTGGCACCCTGGTAAAGGTCACCAACAAAAAAACCAAAAAATCAGTGGTGGTACAGATAACAGACAGGGGCCCCGCGCCAGGTTACCTCATTGATATTTCGCGTCAGGCTGCCATGGATATTGGCATGCGCGAGCAGGGCAGCGCCACAGTTACCCTTGAAATTGTCGCCCTGCCCGCCTCGTACGCCTACAATTCTGCCCGCAAGCAATAACGCGCGTCTGCCCATTGAGCCAGGGTAATACCGCGTGCGCAGATTCGTTTGCAGTCCAAGCTCAAGTACCGAACAGATCCTTTACACAATGGCCGCCTTGCTGGTTCCCACGGGGACCAGGGGCTTCCTGTATTGCGCTGTAAAATGAAACGGTTATTCTCTGGCCAGAAGCGCTGTATGCATTGCCCATCGGGCATTCCCACTGCCCCCTGCACGGGCCTGCACCCACAGCAAGAGCGGAAGCCCCGTCAGCAACAGCGTATGACCGGCAA contains the following coding sequences:
- a CDS encoding metalloregulator ArsR/SmtB family transcription factor produces the protein MRTTYLNTLPDHWQPVAAVFAAMGDTTRQRILLLFEPGEELSIKDIAAVFDFGRSTIVHHLAVLEKAGILSVRREGRQALYSVCHNMVLDSLEKLRLFIEEDLQDATALPQTEKGTNS
- a CDS encoding MFS transporter; this translates as MSQSSETLPAGNGKKILLSMGTTYAMGTFNDNFFKQAALLLAASAGLESIQGIASAMFALPFVACSAWAGWLADRMPKNRLVVWSKFMELAAMFIGVWSLVSMNWTVIVGVVFLMGLQATIFSPALNGAIPENFAAPEVPRVNALLKLATTATILLGIAAGGLVLDLPGLSAFDTLSPQGEHGFGRLAVGAVAVFVAVVGLVSAFGIGRGAAPAGASAPFPLLGPVHSVLHALECRKRDPHLFLTLAGEAFFYCLSSFALLCINNLGIVQLGFSLTVTSLLSVALMIGICVGSVLAGRYDANSWRRIMIPACAGLGLGLMLSGLAPLMPEALQFPYLFMLLTFSGICGGLYLIPLVSFIQVRPAATEKGKVLGISNFSCFSGILLSGVVFAWLAKVAPAWLLAGCGGIGLVFTAWAAMNIARLFPRGKGFSFTGFCLRLLLGLRYRVTVRGLEAISGTEPILFMPNHPALIDPIIVYSQLANHRPRPLADERQMQGPLGRIAARTLRAVLIPDAMKDGAKARQGVEAGLQNVLDALQTGDSVLLYPAGKIYRSARESLGGTSGAAMILQKMSELHVVLVRTTGLWGSSFGYGATGKAPHFGRALLRGALAVCANLLLLTPRRQVTVEFVEAAAMPRCGDKRVLNTWLESFYNVAERPAQEIPRFFWQGSEPRVLPALAQTRAQESADIPAELRVAVYASLREACALPADHPLTDDMTLGGDLGLDSLALMDLALRLEGEHGHSIQNLEQLVAVGDCLLAAAGQIGQAEVDAPAPAGWFAPACTGRLFIPPQAATIADAFLTQVRTAPARPLLADRASMRSRRDILTGALILAARLRELPGERLGIMLPATPAVVTVWLAALLAGKTPVLLNWTVGEANLGHCIRITGVRHVISATALQERLERQGLPLASLPVQWVLLDKLAATLTMREKLCGALKARLLRSLKDYVVPEIAAVLFTSGSESLPKAVPLSHANLLANARDLVDVLHVEPVDSVLAMLPPFHSFGLMVNIVLPLSLGIRAAFHPNPTEPGPLAAMVRDYRLTLMAAPPTFLGAVLDRAQGTEYLATLRCAFVGAEKCQDHIYRAFAAQCPQAALCEGYGVTECSPVVSVNRPGSMVSGTIGHAMPSVHLALVREEDGEIRGRVEAGQGGMLLVRGPSIFGGYLSDAPSPFVEFEGHTWYRTGDLVSMDDDGRLTFQGRLKRFVKVGGEMISLPQIENVLLEAFDGRADAPLEGPALAVEAMPEEAGSAIVLFTPLSLTLAEVNSALRGAGLSSLYAVRRIEHAEAIPLLGSGKTDYRALKNSLAGG
- a CDS encoding EAL domain-containing protein: MNIRTKVCLPLVIITLVVALMCLLVVARQGSQLTEKSMQTLVDSKISQIELMVKTNGLHAMEMAALVSRLPEVEQAYRMAFTGDINDENSPQSQQGRERLRTSFAPMIEGYAAVMGARPQLHFHFATARSFVRLWREKQTMRDGEWVDISDDLSFFRQSVKDINADKKPVWGVEVGSGGLAIRGLAPVVARNGEHLGSVETLVPFNPMMDSLSSGKGENTLLYMNPNKRSIATQLHDTGVYPTVNDHYVFVRGTTTGKIEQLINKDFLDSVTGRSNWYTKDGLLIAGIPVNDCKGEQIGTFVFSVDLSEQQGIIFKAGETLLASFLFLLIVPIIVTYFVLGLAVLAPVQEMMRALQGIAEGGEILTKRLKDTAKDEIGHLAKMFNRLMDNIESVMTRIEGYKDLINAVPDPIFGIDKNHRITIANKATELLLKKSSDQLVGQHCHDCFCTSACGTADCPINQLSSTTPGASTSIIDISNGEKPHFIQPVSEILHDCHGQNQGYVVVAKDVTSLVLKEQEINKLAFYDQLTGLANRALMVDHIRQAVVACQRCHCMHALFFVDIDDFKSINDTLGHDQGDRMLQQIASRLRSVVRGGDTVARFGGDEFILLVLNLCEDISTAATQAEAIGKKILSTLRMPIQLDDIQYRCSGSIGLTLFGDKPVSVDELLKQADIAMYLAKERGKNMAVFFDPELQTAMMERNAMGNDLKDAILDLSQFTLYHQPQVTSDGRIVGTEALLRWQHPRHGIVMPTDFIQMTEGNGLIVVIGDWVLQLACAQLAQWASDPQLSHLSIAVNVSARQFCESHFVQSVTDIVQQFGVDPDKLKLELTESQLSSNVDEIISKMKELKKLGIRFSLDDFGTGYSSLAFLKRLPLDQVKIDKSFVMDLLDDPNDAAIASTIMTLASSLGLEAIAEGVESKEQMEFLQNLGCHMFQGYLFSPPQPVTEFENYARAAGQNMLQDLFARPQPSQ
- a CDS encoding septal ring lytic transglycosylase RlpA family protein translates to MTQAGSNLLARAILPQIEQGFSRQCFTGGFMPYAAKIFILLSLCFGLLAVPAHAGESSARKGKTTSEKFETQFAVGQKFTGTSAWYGIRAHGKRTASGTTFDCTQHTAAHRTLPFGTLVKVTNKKTKKSVVVQITDRGPAPGYLIDISRQAAMDIGMREQGSATVTLEIVALPASYAYNSARKQ